From one Streptomyces sp. Q6 genomic stretch:
- a CDS encoding sugar ABC transporter substrate-binding protein gives MLTTRTARTAAALVAVIALAAGCSGSGGKDSEDKPDGSATGGKAVGTPRMKIAMVTHSGEGDTFWDIVQNGAEQAAAKDNVQFLYSNDKEAKGQAELVQAAIDKKVDGIIVTLAKPQAMEAVLAKATAAGIPVVSINSGSEFSAKFGALSHIGQEESVAGEAVGTELAKQGRKKVLCVIHEQGNVSLEQRCAGVKKTFKGSVENLNVDGTNAPSSQSSIEAKLQADKSIDAIVALGAPIAALAVKAKDDAGSKADIATFDLNAEVVRRLKAKEVSFAVDQQPYLQGYLAVDELWLYKTNANVLGGGKPVFTGPALVTEKDVPKLEKYTARGTR, from the coding sequence ATGCTCACGACGCGAACAGCCCGTACGGCCGCGGCCCTCGTCGCGGTGATCGCCCTCGCCGCCGGATGCAGCGGATCGGGCGGCAAGGATTCCGAGGACAAGCCGGACGGGAGCGCCACCGGCGGCAAGGCCGTCGGCACGCCGCGTATGAAGATCGCGATGGTCACGCACTCCGGCGAGGGCGACACCTTCTGGGACATCGTGCAGAACGGCGCCGAACAGGCGGCCGCCAAGGACAACGTGCAGTTCCTCTACTCCAACGACAAGGAGGCGAAGGGGCAGGCCGAGCTCGTCCAGGCCGCGATCGACAAGAAGGTCGACGGGATCATCGTCACGCTCGCGAAGCCGCAGGCCATGGAGGCGGTCCTCGCGAAGGCGACGGCCGCGGGCATTCCGGTCGTGTCGATCAACTCGGGCTCCGAGTTCTCGGCGAAGTTCGGCGCCCTCAGCCACATAGGCCAGGAGGAGTCGGTGGCCGGCGAGGCGGTCGGCACCGAGCTGGCGAAGCAGGGCAGGAAGAAGGTCCTCTGCGTCATCCACGAGCAGGGCAACGTCTCGCTGGAGCAGCGCTGTGCCGGTGTGAAGAAGACCTTCAAGGGCTCCGTCGAGAACCTCAACGTGGACGGCACCAACGCCCCGAGCTCCCAGTCCTCCATCGAGGCCAAGCTCCAGGCCGACAAGTCCATCGACGCGATCGTCGCGCTCGGCGCCCCCATCGCGGCGCTCGCCGTCAAGGCGAAGGACGACGCGGGCAGCAAGGCGGACATCGCCACGTTCGACCTGAACGCCGAGGTCGTACGCCGCCTCAAGGCCAAGGAGGTCTCGTTCGCCGTGGACCAGCAGCCCTATCTCCAGGGCTATCTGGCCGTCGACGAACTCTGGCTCTACAAGACGAACGCCAACGTCCTCGGCGGCGGAAAGCCCGTCTTCACCGGCCCCGCGCTCGTCACAGAGAAGGACGTGCCGAAGCTGGAGAAGTACACCGCGCGCGGCACCCGGTGA
- a CDS encoding sugar ABC transporter substrate-binding protein: MARFRTWVSIAVAGALGLTLAGCSSTGGKRAEDARKAQQAQGKAAVDTPRWTIAMITHSGDGDTFWDIVQSGAEQAAVKDNINFLYSHNDEAQQQAQLVDAAVDKKVDGIIVTLAKPDAMKAAVARAEKAGIPVITVNSGSAESKRFGALTHIGQDETIAGEAVGEELDKRGKKKALCVLHEQGNVGHEQRCAGAKSKFDGRMTNLYVEGTNMPDVQSAIEAKLQSDPSIDSVVTLGAPFAATAVKAKEDAGSKAEIETFDLNEKVAQGLQDGSLGFAVDQQPYLQGYEAVDLLWLYKYNANVLGGGKPVLTGPQIVTKDQAAELEEYAKRGTR, translated from the coding sequence GTGGCACGGTTTCGGACCTGGGTGAGCATCGCCGTAGCGGGGGCCCTCGGCCTCACGCTCGCCGGGTGCAGCAGCACCGGCGGCAAGCGGGCGGAGGATGCCAGGAAGGCCCAGCAGGCCCAGGGCAAGGCGGCAGTGGACACACCCCGCTGGACCATCGCGATGATCACCCACTCGGGTGATGGCGACACCTTCTGGGACATCGTCCAGAGCGGCGCCGAGCAGGCGGCGGTCAAGGACAACATCAACTTCCTGTACTCGCACAACGACGAGGCCCAGCAGCAGGCCCAGCTGGTCGACGCGGCCGTCGACAAGAAGGTCGACGGCATCATCGTCACGCTGGCCAAGCCCGACGCGATGAAGGCGGCCGTGGCCCGCGCCGAGAAGGCGGGCATCCCCGTCATCACCGTGAACTCGGGCTCCGCGGAGTCCAAGCGGTTCGGCGCGCTCACCCACATCGGCCAGGACGAGACCATCGCCGGTGAAGCCGTCGGCGAGGAGCTCGACAAGCGCGGCAAGAAGAAGGCCCTGTGCGTCCTGCACGAGCAGGGCAACGTCGGCCACGAGCAGCGCTGCGCCGGAGCGAAGTCGAAGTTCGACGGCCGGATGACGAACCTCTACGTCGAGGGCACCAACATGCCCGACGTGCAGTCCGCGATCGAGGCCAAGCTCCAGTCCGACCCGTCCATCGACTCGGTCGTCACGCTCGGCGCGCCGTTCGCCGCCACCGCCGTGAAGGCCAAGGAGGACGCGGGCAGCAAGGCCGAGATCGAGACCTTCGACCTGAACGAGAAGGTCGCCCAGGGCCTCCAGGACGGCAGCCTCGGCTTCGCCGTCGACCAGCAGCCGTACCTCCAGGGCTACGAGGCCGTGGACCTGCTGTGGCTGTACAAGTACAACGCCAATGTGCTCGGCGGCGGCAAGCCGGTCCTCACCGGACCGCAGATCGTCACCAAGGATCAGGCCGCCGAGCTGGAGGAATACGCGAAGCGGGGGACACGATGA